In Lolium rigidum isolate FL_2022 chromosome 7, APGP_CSIRO_Lrig_0.1, whole genome shotgun sequence, the DNA window TCGCGTTGAAGAACTGCTCGGCCCCCAGCGGCCACCCGATCAGCGGCACGCCGTGGCAGAGGCTCTCGAGGAtggagttccacccgcagtggcTCAGGAACGCGCCGGTGGACGGGTGCGCCAGGATCCGCACCTGCGGCGCCCAGCCGCGCACCAGCAATCCCCTGTTTGCCTTCGCCGTCCGCTCCTCGAAGCCGGCCGGGAGCCACTCGGGCTTGAAGCCGTCCGTCGCGTCGAGCCCCACCGGCGGGCGGAGGACCCAGAGGAACGGCCGCCCGCTGGCCTCCAGCCCCAGCGCCAGCTGTGTCATCTGACCGGCGTTGATGCTGTTCTGCGACCCGAATGATATGTACAGGACCGAGCGCGGCGGACATGCGTCCAGCCACCGGATGATGCTGGCATCGTCTTGCGAGTCTGACGAAGTCGGCAGCGCGAGAATCGGCCCGATCGGCCATGGCTGGACGCCGAAGCTTCTCTTGAGCATGTCCAGCCCGGAGGACTCGAGTTCTTGGACGGTGTTGACCAGGACCGCGTCGGTCTTGCGGCAGGAGGAGATGACCCGCCGGAAGAAGGCGGTCCAGGGATCTGCCCCGGTCGCCGCGAGCATGTACCGCGGGATCTGCGTGCGGTGGAGGACAACGGCCGGGAAGTCCGGCAGAGGGaactcgtcggcggcggcggggagtgtGTGCGGCAGGTGCTCCCACACGGAGAAGAAGACGGCGTTCCCGAAGGCGCCACCAGGGAGGAAGACGGCGTGGAAGGCGCCGCGCGCGCGGGCGACGTCGGCCCTCCACGCGAAGAAGGCGTCGGCGATGATGCAGACCGGGGACCGGAGGTCGGAGACGAACGCTTCGAAGGCGGGGCGGAGGGACTCGGACGCCTGGAAGAAGGCGATGAACTGGTGCACGTGGAGGTCGGCGAGGGACTCGGCGCCGGGGGGCAGGCCGTGGTCGGCGGGCGCGAAGGGCAGCGCGTGGAGGCGGatgggaggcgtggtggccgggaGGGTGAGGGAAGCGAGGAGCCGCGGGGTGGAGACGAGTGTGACGGTGATGCCCGGGCGGAGCTCGTGGAGGAGTGCGGCGAGGCGGAGGAAGGCCGGGATGTGGCCGCGCGCGAGGAAGGGGAAGAGGACGACGTGCAGGCTCTCTGTTTCCTCTGTCGCCATGGAGTTGTTCCGTGCGCGGTGGTGTCGGCTCACCAGTGGATACTGCCGCTGCACTGAAATTCCACCGCACCTGAAGATTTGGGGACAAATCACAAAATGAGGAATTGCATCGGCAACGCACTTATCTCTACTGTCTGCTGGTACAAGGACCTTCCAGCTGTTCTTGTTGCTAACCAAGACACCGGCTGGTGTTGTTCATCACCTAACTGGTTATCAGTAACATCAAACTTTttttttataacttcagtaacatCAAACCTGGTTGATAAAAGAAGGAAAAAGCTTCGTATCAGGCGACCAAGGCTAGCTGCGGTGAAGCCCACCACCACCCAGGCATCAGAAATAATGCATCCACGTTTCTATTACAAAATGATATGGAAAccgctagttttttttttcgatgTTGTATACCTTATTTTTGTAACTAACGCATCACAAGATATGTAGTAAAAACACACGCGAGATGTTGTAATGTCCGTCTGGGTGTTTGCCACAAGTTTGTGgtttttgttgtatttgtttgagtTTTTTCGTTGAAATAGTTGGTGATTTTTATTGTCATGCAATTTGTACCAAAATAAAATATTGTTAACCACTTTTTCATCGCTAAAAACATatgattttttgttgtaatagtctaTGATTTTTTGTTGGAATTGATAGCGATTATTGTTGTAAACAAACTCGTAGGAATATATTTATTGTTTAACAACTTTGTTCGTAACATTACTTTTTAAAATTTTGTAGCGCATATTTTGTAATATTTTAACATAAATTTTATAGCGAAAGCAGGTCAGAGATGTTGTAATCTTTTACTTGGGCGTTTGCCATAAGTTTGTGATTTCTATTGTAAACAGCTATATTTTATGTTAAAATAGTTGGTGGTTTTTGTTGTAACTAAATATGTAGCAAATTTGTTATTGCTTAACCAATTTTTCATAGCCACAAACACATGTGTTTTTTTGTAGTAatagtttttttatttttattgtaatttgctgctgatttttgttgtaaaccaacatgtacgaaaatagttt includes these proteins:
- the LOC124671738 gene encoding UDP-glycosyltransferase 92A1-like yields the protein MATEETESLHVVLFPFLARGHIPAFLRLAALLHELRPGITVTLVSTPRLLASLTLPATTPPIRLHALPFAPADHGLPPGAESLADLHVHQFIAFFQASESLRPAFEAFVSDLRSPVCIIADAFFAWRADVARARGAFHAVFLPGGAFGNAVFFSVWEHLPHTLPAAADEFPLPDFPAVVLHRTQIPRYMLAATGADPWTAFFRRVISSCRKTDAVLVNTVQELESSGLDMLKRSFGVQPWPIGPILALPTSSDSQDDASIIRWLDACPPRSVLYISFGSQNSINAGQMTQLALGLEASGRPFLWVLRPPVGLDATDGFKPEWLPAGFEERTAKANRGLLVRGWAPQVRILAHPSTGAFLSHCGWNSILESLCHGVPLIGWPLGAEQFFNAMLVAEWGVCVEVARGNLESSAVASGAVAETVGTVMGETAKGDRVRRNAAAIARALAAAWEGPRGSSAASLEGFLRCVEMS